CGGGCGCGCCGAGAGCGTGCTGGCGCTGCGCTTCTCGCGTGCCGGGCTGCGCGGCGAGGTGCGGTTGCGTCCGGTCGAGAGTCGCGACCGCAGCGAGCGAGCCTGGCTCTTCGACGCGCCGACCGTCTCCGCCGCGGCCTTCTGGTACACCGCCCTGGTCGTCGGCGTCCCGGCGCAGCAGGTCGAACCGATCAACCCCGGCCTCGGGCTCACGCCGCCCGAGGTGCGTCGCGGCTCACCGCGCGAGGCCGTCGGCGGTTTCCTCGAAGCCTGCGAGGCCGGGCGCTTCGATGTCGCGGCGCACTATCTCGACCTCGCCGACGTCGAGAGCGATCGCCAGGTGGCGGAGGGAGCGCGGCTCGCCCGCCGGTTGATGATCGGCCTGCTGGGCTCGGCGCGGGTCGAGCTCGACGAGATCTCCGACGACCCGCTCGGCAAGCCGGAAAGCGACGTGGCCGACAACGAGGAGCGGATCGCCACGGTACGCCGGCGCTTTCGCACCGGCGAGGTCGTGCTGGTCCACCGCTGGGATCCTCTGCAGGGCCACGTCTGGCTCTTCTCGCGTAGCACGCTGGCGCGCCTCGGCGACCTCTACCTGTCGAGCCTGGCGATGCGCTTCGTCGACCATGTGCCGACCTTCGGTTTCGCCGGTGGCATGACCGGACTCCAGGTCTGGCAGTGGGTCGTCCTGCTCGGGGCGCTTCTCGTCGGCTGGGTGGTCAGCCGGTTCGCCGGCCGGGCGCTCCGGCGGCTGGCGCGCGCCGTGACCCGTCGAACCCGGACGGCCTGGGACGACGTGGTGGCCGAGTCGCTCGATGGTCCGGCGGCGTTTCTCGTCTGGGTGCTGCTGCTCGCCGGCGTCGTGCCGTTCCTCGGCCTCTTCCCGGCAGCGCAGACGATCGCCCACCGCCTCCTGCTCATTCTCGGCGTGCTCGGCCTCGGCTGGACCGCGGCGCGGCTCACCGACGGCTTCGTCGATCATCTGCGCCGCTCGGCCGCCGCCGAGGCCAATCAGGTGAGCGTCGGCTTCCTGCCGATCGCCGCGCGCTTCGTCAAGGTCTTCCTCGGTCTGCTGGTCGTCCTCGCGGCACTGCGGGTCGTCGGCGTCGACGTCGGCGCGGGCCTCGCCGGACTCGGTCTGGCCGGCGCGGCGGTGGCCTTCGCGGCGCAGAAGACGCTGGAAAACCTATTCGGCGCCACGGTGATCGCCGCCGATCGGCCGTTCAAGGTGGGCGACTTCGTCGCCATCGGCAGCGATCAGGGGACCGTGGAGGACATCGGCCTGCGTTCGACGCGGCTGCGCACGCTGGGCCGCACAGTCGTGTCCGTGCCCAATGGCCTCGTCGCCGGCGGACGGCTGGAGAACTTCGCCCACCGCGACCGCTTCCTCTTCAACCCGACGGTCGGGCTGGTCTACTCGACGAGCGCGACACAACTGCGGGAGGTCCTCGCCGGTCTCGCTGCGCTCCTCGCCGCGCACCCGGAGGTCTCCTCCGAAGGACAGCGCGTGCGTTTCCGTGGCTTCGGCGACTCGGCGCTCGAAGTCGAGCTGCTCGCCTGGATCGACACACCGGATTTCCCCGCCTCGTTGCGTGTGGCCGAGGAGCTCAACTTCGGCATCCTCGACGTGGTCGAGCGCGCCGGTTCGGCGTTCGCCTTCCCGTCGCGGACGGTCTACCTCGCCTCCGACGGCGCGACGAGCTCGACTTCGGCAAGCCCGGCGGCGAAACCCCTCGCGGGCTGAGTCGAGCGGGCCTGCTCAACCCGCGTCGGAGGGTCGGGCCGGGGCGTCGTGCCAGCGTTCGCGGGGGACCAGCACCGGCTCGGCGGGCTGGGCCTCGAAGTTGGGCGACATGATCTGGACGCCGAACTCGTTGAAGGCGTCCTGGATCTGCGCGTGCAGGTCGGAGAGCGCCTGCAGGCGCTCTTCCGGGCGGTCGAGGTGGGCCAGGAGCTGGTACTCGACATAGAAGTCCGACAGCGCCCTCTGCAGCACCCGCGGGCGCGGCTCGCGGCGCAGCGCCGGGGTGCGTTCGGCGGCGAGCAGCAGCAGCGCGTGGACCTGCCGCCACGGCGAGTCGTAGCCGATGGTCACCGAGGTGGCGACGATGGCCCCCTGCTCGCCGGCGAGTCGCGAGTAGTTGACGCTGCTCGTGCCGACCAGCACGGCATTGGGGATGGTGATCTCCTCGCGCCGCCGGGTGTGCATCTTCGTCGAGAGCAGACCGACTTCGGTGATCAGCCCCTCGTGCTCGCCGACACGCACGTAGTCGCCCGGCTTGAGCGCCCGGGAGTAGACCGCCACGAGGCCGCTCATCACCTGGTTGACCATCCCCGCCGACCCGAGTGAGACCATCAGGCCGACGAAGACGCTCACCCCCTTGAAGGCGTCGCTCGACGAGCCGGGGACGTGCGGGTAGGCGACGGTGAGCGCGAAGACCCAGATCAACACGCCGACCAGCCGGCGGGTCGCCCGGACGGTCTCCGGCTCGAGCCAGCCGATCTCGATCCGACGCTGTTCGACCGCGTCGAAGAACTGGGCCGCGAGCTGCGCCACGGCCCGGGTGACGAGGAAGATCACCGCCACGGTGAAGACACCGGGAATGGCTCCGACGAAGCCGAGGGCGAGCGAGGCGAGCCGTTCGGTGAGGTACGCGCCGAGCCGCGTGCCCCAGGGCTGGGTGAAGGGGAAGCGCGACAGCACGAAGGCGAGCCAGAGGTAGGCGAGCGTGGCGAGGAGGGCGAAACCGGCCCCACGCACGGCGAAGCGCTCGAGGCCGAGCAGGGCCTGGGTGAAGTCGAAGCCGGAGAGCGACGGGCGCCCCAGCCGGCGGTCGATCGCCGCGTGGAGCCGGTCGAGGGCCCGGCGGCGCAGCCGCAAGAGGCCCCGGGCAAGCAGCGCGAAGAGGGCGGTGGCGACGACGGCGAGCGCCAGCGAGCGCAACAGGTGGGGCCACTGGCGCTGCGCTTCGCGAGCGGCGAGCGCCTCCTGCAGGCGGGCGAGCGCCGCCTCGCCGGCGCGTTCGAGCGTCGTCGAGGAGTCGGGGTCGAGGTCGCCCTCGCCGAGGCCGAAGAGCGGATCGCTGCCGGCGCGCAGGAGTGCCCGCCGCCCGCTCCCGCCATCGACCAGGTCGAGGCGCAGGGTCGGCACGACGCCGACTTCCGGGAGCGCCGCGAGGCGGGCTTGCGCGGCCTCGACCCGCTCCGCCGGCGAGCGCTCGCGGTAGGTCTCGCGCAGCACGGCGATCTCGCGGTTCCAAAAGGAGAGCGTGGCCGGCGCCACGTCGTTCGTCGCCGGCCTCTCGTCCTCCTGCCCGGCAGCGAGAGCCGGCCACCCGGCGACGAGCGCCAGCAGGCTGACGAGCAATGGCGCAAAACGTCGGCGCGGGCGGCGCGGCTTTCGAGTCATGGCGGGCTCCCGGCGGTCGTGAGGGGAGGATCGTCGCACAACGGGGAGGTGACGACCGGCCTCGGGGAGTCCTCCGTTTGCCACGCCGTGCGCTTCTTTCCGAGGGGCGACCGAGCGGTGGGCCGGCGTTCGACCGCCGCAGGCAGTTCCACGCATACTCTGCGCAACGCGCGGCTCGGGTGGCGACGGAGGGCTTCGGATGTTCGGCCAGTACGGCTTCTTCGGCTTGGCGACGGTCTACACGGTGGCGGTGGCGGCACTCTGCGTGCGGCGTGGGGACGCCGGAGGCTGGCTGTGGATCGTGCTGGTGTTCGGGCCGGTGGGGGCGACGATCTACCTCGTGTCGCAGTTCGACTCGCTGGTTCGACCGCGCACGGTCCGGGCCCCGCGCCCGCCGGCGGCGCAGCTGCGCCGGGCGTGGACGGACGCCGAGCGGCTCGACACCGGTGCGGCGTGGGCGGAGTGCGCGTCGCTCCACGGCGATCGCGGGAGGTGGGTGGAGACGACCGAGGCGGCGCGGCGCGCCCTCGCCAAGGACCCGGACCAGATCGACGCGCTCTACGACCTCGGGCGGGCTCTGCTCGCTCGCGGCCAGGCGGCCGAGGCACGGCAGGCGCTCGAGCGGGTCGTGGCGCGGCGACCCGATCACGCGACGGGTGAGGCGCTCTTCGCGCTCGCAAGGTCGCTGCGCGGGGCCGGAGACCTCGCGGCGGCGCGCGCCCGGTTCGAGGAGCTCGCCGAGCGCTCGAGCCGCGCCGATTTTCTCTTCGAGCTCGCGACGCTCCAGGCCGAGCTCGACGACCGCGTGGCGGCGCGAGCGACCTTCCGCCGCATCGTCGACGAGTTCGTCTTCACGCCCTCGTTCATGCGGGGTCGCGTGCGCCCCTGGGTCTGGCGCGCCCGCTGGCACCTCTGGCGGCTCGGTTCGAGCTGACCGCGACGGCGGCAGGTGCGTTCCGTGCGCCGGGCCGCGATGGTGTCGGGGCTCCCTCCGCGACGCCCGGGGGGCATCGTCTAGACTGGCGGAATGGTTCGATCGCAGAGGCCGGTTGCCGCCCTCGCACTGGTCCTGACGCTGACCGTCGCCGGTGCGGGGGACGTGCTGGGCGCAGGACCCGAAGAGACCCTGCGCCGCGAGCGCACGGTCGCGGTGACGATCGACGACCTCCCGGGGCCGTCGGCGGCGATGATCCGCAACGACCCGGCGACGCTCGCCGCGATGACGCGCCAGCTTCTGGCCGCGCTGGCGGCCCATCAGGTGCCGGCGGTGGGGTTCGTCAACGCGGGCAAGCTCGAGGTCGACGGCGAGGGGGAGGCGGAGCGCGCCGCCCGCGTCGACGTGTTGCGGCTGTGGACCGCCGCGGGGCTCGAGCTCGGCAACCACACCTACTCCCATCCGAGTCTCAACCGCACCGAGCTGCCTGCTTTCGAAGCGGACCTCGAGCGGGGTGAGCCGGTGCTGCGCGCGCTGCTCGCCGAACATGGGCGGCGCCTGCGCTATTTCCGTCACCCGTTCCTCCAGGTGGGGCTCGAGCTGTCGAAGCGTCGTGCCTTCGAGGCCGATCTCGCGGCGCGCGGCTACATCGTGGCTCCGGTGACTGTCGACAACGACGAATACGTCTTCGCCGCGGTCTATGCCGACGCGCGGCGGCGTGGCGACGACGAGCGGGCGGCTCGTGTCTCCTCCGACTACCTCGACTACATGGAGCGCGTCTTCGCCTTCGTCGAGGAGGTCAGCGGGCGGCTGCTCGGGCGGGAGGTCGCCCAGACACTGTTGATCCACGCCAATACCCTGAACGCGGAGACGTTCGATCGACTTGCAGCTCGACTCGAGCGGCGCGGCTATCGCTTCGTGTCGCTCGAGACCGCGCTGGCCGATCCGGCCTACGGGCTGCCCGATGACTATGTCGGTGGCTGGGGGATCTCCTGGCTCCATCACTGGGAGCTGACCGCCGGCCGCCGGCGCTCGCCGGCGCCCGATCCGCCCGCCTGGATTCAACAGGCTTACGACGCGCTGCCGACGCGCTACTGAGCGCCCCGCTCCCGCGAGCCTCGGGAAGCGAGGATCTTCCGCTCCGCCGTTTCGGTCGGCAGCGAGGTGGCCGGTCGCGACCCTTCTGCCTATAATCCGATCGTCAAGCTCGCGGAGGGGAACCATGAGAACGGTCGGTCTTGTTGCGAGCGTCCTGATTCTCGGCGCCATGGCCTTCTGCGGAGCGGCCAGCGCGGACTGGATCGTCCTCAAGACAGGGGTCCGGCTGGAGACGAAGGGGCCTTGGACCCTGCGCGGCAAGATGGTGCAGTTCACCTCCCGCCAGGGTCGCCTCCAGGCCCTCCCGCTCGACGAGGTCGATCTGGCGGCGAGTCAGAACGCCACCGGGCCGGACCCGAACCGCCCGGCGCGCGAGGCGGTCGGCGAAGGGGACCAGGTGCTCATCGGCGTCGAGAAGCCGATGGTCACACCGACGCCGCTGCCCGGCGGCTACCAGCTCCGCAAGTTCATCCTCGATCCGAACGCGCCGCGCGTCTCCGGGACGATCTCGTTCGGCAAGTCGACGCTCGCGACGATCTACGAGAAGTTCCCGCGACTCCGCTACTACCGCGACGACCTCGTCCGCCGGCTCGAGCCCGGCGTCGTGGAGGCCTTCGAGCAGCGTTTCGAGAACGGCTACTACGACCTCTCCGTCTGCTACTCGGACGATCCGAGCCAGACCAGCCCGGCCCGGGTCGAGTACTGCCTCGCCCAGCTTCTGGCGCTCGGCTTCGAGGCGCTCAAGGCGAATCCGACCCCGACGCCGACCTCGACGCCTCCACCGACGATGGTCAAGGGCAAGAAGTCGCCGAGCGCCGGCGGCGGTTCCTGACGACGCGGGCCGGGCCGCTCGCCCGGCGATTTCGTCGGCGCGGAGAGCCGCGCCCAGGGCATGCGCTGCGGGCGCGGACGAGGCTCCTCTAGCGCGTCGTCGACTTTCGAGCCGGAGACGGCTCGCTACGGTTGGCGAGCTCGTCGAGCAGCCGACCGAGGTCGCGCTCGGCATCGCGCCGGAGGCGGACGCGCTCGCGCGGGGGAAGGAAGAGTGCGTCGAACCCTTGGAGGGCGACGGTCGCGAGCTCGGCGGGCGTGAATCCGAGGTCGCGGGCAAGTCGCAGGTACTCGCCCGGCAGGTCGATGCCGAAGATCCCCGGGTCGTCGGTGGAAAGGGCAATCGTCGCGCCGGCGCGGAACCAGGTGCGGACCGGGTGGTCGGCGATCCGGGCGACCACGCCGGTCCGCAGGTTCGAGGTGAGGTTGACCTCGAGCGGGATCCGCCGCCGGATGACCTCGGCGAGCTGATCGGGACGCTCGCCGAGCAGCGTGGCGTGACCGAGACGCTCGACCCCCAAAGCAAGAGCGGTCGCGAGGTCGTTGCTGCCGGGCGCCTCTCCGGCGTGGGCGGTCAGGTGCAGCCCCCCTTCCCGGGCGCGGCGGAAGAGCTCGGCGTAGGTGGCGAGCGGCTCGGCGGCCTCGTTGCCGGCGAGGTCGACGGCGACCACGCCCCGTCGGCGCGCGGCGATCGCCAGCTCGAGCATCTTGCGGTTCGTCGCGAGGTCGACGAAGCCGGGCGGTCGCAGCAGGCAGACGATCACTCCGCTGCCGACCGCATGAAGGCGCCTGCCTTCGGCGAGTCCCGCGAGCACGGCGTCGAGCGCGTCTTCCTGCGAGAAGCCCGGAGCGGCGTTGAGGGCGGGGGCGAAGCGCACCTCGACATAGCGCGTCCCGTCGCGCGCCGCCTGGGCGACGAGCTCGCGTGCGGCGAGATGCAGCGCCTCGCGGCGCCGCAGAAGCGGGTAGAGCGTCTTGAAGACCTCGAGCACCGCGGCGAGGTTCTCGCGCGGCTCGTCGACCACGGTGCGCCGGCGGATCTCGTCGAGCGACAGACCGGCGAGCGGCGAGTCCCCCTGCATCCGGGCGAGGGCCTGGACCGTTTCGGAGGAGAGCGCTCCGTCGAGATGAAGATGCGTCTCGACCTTCGGCATCTCGCGCACCAGGCGCTCCACCCGGGCGGGGGTCCACTCGATCGAAGAGAAGCGAGCCGCGAGCGCGGTGTGCAGCGCCGGAGCCGGCGCTGCCGACAAGACGGCGAGCGTCAGCGAAGCCCCGAGAAGACAAGGCATCGCCGCATGCTAGCAGCGTTGCCCGAGCGCCACGGACGGCGACGGCTCGGGCAGCGGGCGGCTTTCCTGTAGTGTCTGCCGCGCATCCGAGGACGTGCGACAGCGTCGGTCGGTGGCGCCGCGGAATCGCAGCAGCCGCCGACCCGGGAGGAGTGTGGAGAATGGGCCAAGGCGAAGACGAAGCGGCACGAGCGAAGACCAACGCGGCGCCGGGAGCGGCCGTGCCGGTCAGCGAGCCGGCGGCGGCTGGCGCGACCTCCGGGCTCCGCGAGGCCGAGACGATCGAGCCGATGCTCGACGAGGGGGAGCGCCGGCTGAGCGCCGCGCTGCCGCGGGGCGAAGGGCGGTGCCTCGGTCCGTACCGGCTGCTGCAACTCCTCGGCGAGGGCGGCTTCGGGTCGGTCTTCCTCGCCGAGCAGTCCGAGCCGGTCCGGCGGCACGTGGCGGTGAAGGTGATCAAGCCGGGCATGGACAGCCGGCAGGTGATCGCCCGCTTCGACCAGGAGCGACAGGCGCTGGCGCTGATGGACCATCCCGGCATCGCCAAGGTCCTGGATGCCGGGGCCACCGACACCGGCCGGCCGTACTTCGTGATGGAGCTGGTCCAGGGCGAGCCGATCACCGACTTCTGCGACCGCCACCAGCTGTCGATCCGCGCGCGCCTGGAGCTCTTCGAGCAGGTTTGCGCCGCCGTGCAGCACGCGCACACCAAGGGGATCATCCACCGCGACATCAAGCCGTCGAACGTGCTGGTCTCTGCCCAGGACGGACCGCCGCGGGCGCGCGTCATCGACTTCGGGATCGCCAAGGCGACCTCCGGGCATCTGACCGAACAGACGCTGTTTACCGCGCACCGCCAGATGATCGGGACGCCGGAATACATGAGCCCCGAGCAGGCCGAGGGCTCGATCGACATCGACACGCGGACCGACGTCTACTCGCTCGGGGTCCTGCTCTACGAGCTGCTCTCCGGGAGCACGCCGTTCGACTCGCGCAGCCTCCGCTCGGCCGCCTTCGGCGAGGTCCTGCGCATCATCCGCGAGGTCGATCCGCCGAGCCCCAGCTCGAGGCTGGGTCAGTCCGCCCAGACGCTCGTCTCCGCCGCGTCGCGCCGCCACACCGAGCCGCGAAAGCTCTCCTCGGCGCTGCGCGGCGAGCTCGACTGGATCGTCATGAAGGCGATCGAGAAGGACCGGCAGCGGCGCTACGAGACGGCGAGCGGACTGGCGATGGACATCCGGCGCTATCTCGCCGGCGAACCGGTGACCGCCGCGCCGCCGAGCGCGGCCTACCGGGTGAAGAAGTTCGTCCGGCGTCATCGGGTCTCGGTGGCGGCGGCGGGCCTGGTGGCGGCGGCGATGCTGGCCGCGGTGGTCGGAATCTCCTGGCAGGCGGCGGTGGCACGCACCCAGCGCGACAAGGCGGAGCGCATCGCCGAGTTCATGGCCGAGATGCTGCGCGGCGTCGAGCCGAGCATCGCCCGGGGGCGCGACACGAAGATGCTGGCGGAGATGATGGCGACCGCCGCCGCCCGGATCGAGAAGGGCGAGCTGGCGCGCGCTCCGGAGGCCGAGCTCTACCTGCGCGGGACGATCGGCAGCGCCTTCCGCGAGCTGGCGCTCTACGACGAGGCGGCGAAGATGCTCACCCCTGCCGTGCCGCTCGCCCGCCGTCTGGGGTCGGGGGATCGACCGGAGACCGCGGAAGCACTGAGCGACCTCGGCCAGTTGCTCCACGATCAGGGCGATCTGGATGGTGCCGAGCCGCTCTCCCGCGAGGCGCTCGCCATGGACCAGCGCCTCCGTCCGGGGGACGACCCGAGGGTGGCGACCGGCCTGAACAACCTCTCGCAGCTGCTCGACGACCGGGGCGATGTCGCGGCGGCAGAACCGCTCGCCCGTCAGGCGCTCGAGATGCGTCGGCGTCTCTTCCCGGGCGACCACGAGGATGTCGCCGAGAGCCTCAACAACTTGGCCAGCCTGCTCGACGGGCGCAACGGCCCTGGGGACCCGGCGGCGGCCGAGGCCCTCTTCGGCGAAGCGCTGGCGATGAACCGCCGCCTGTTCCCGGGCGACCACCCGCGGGTGGCGGGGGGCCTGAACAACCTGTCGGCGATGTTCTGGCGCCGCGGCGACCTGGCACGGGCCGAGCCGCTGGCACGCGAGACGCTCGAGATGCGTCGGCGTCTCTTCCCGGGCGACCACCCGTACGTTGCCACCGCGCTCAACAACCTTGCGCTGCTGCTCGGGGATCGCGGCGACCTGGCCTCGGCCGAAGCGCTCTTTCGCGAGTCGATCGCCATGCGAAAACGCCTCTATCCGGCGGGTCACTCGAGCATCGCGACCGACCTCAACAATCTTGCCGGCCTCTATCGGGACCATGGGGAGATGGCCCAAGCCGAGCCGCTCTATCGCGAGGCCGCGGAGCTCTACGAGCGCACCCAGGGGAAGGCCTACTGGCCGACCGGGAACGCTCGGATGGGGCTCGGTCGCGCCCTTGTCGCCCAGCGGCGCTATGCCGCCGCCGAGCCCGAGCTGCTCGCCGCCGAACAGTCGTTCGCCTCCGCCCAGGGGACGCCAGCCGGACGCCATCGGCTCTGCATCGAAGCGCTGGTGGCGCTCTACGAAGCGTGGGAGGGCGCCGCACCCGGGCGTGGGCATGGCCAGGAGGCCGTCCGGTGGCGAGCGCGACTGGCGGTTTTCGAGGCTGCGGCGCTGCCCAAGCCGGCGACGTGAGCCCGATCGGCTGCGCCGCCGGGTCGGCCGGGCGCGTCAGTTGCCGGGATTCGGCGGCGAAGCGAGCGCGGGGAGGGCGAAGAGCTCGGCGTCGACCTCGGGTCGATAGGAGGCCCGGGCGCGCGGTGTCGGGAGAAAGCGCAGCGACACCGGGTGCGGCAGCGGTTCGCCGCGCAGTAGCCGGTCGAGGTCACGGTCGCGCCGCGCCGCCGGGTCGATCAGGAAGGCGCTCTCGGCCATCGACGGCACGATCCGCACCACCGTCGTCGCGCCATCGTCGGTGCGCAGCTCGGCGGCGAGCTCTCGGGCGCCGAGCAGAGCGCCGACCAGTCGTCCGTAGAGCGTCGGGCGAAGGTGCAGCCGGAGGGCTTTGGGCCCGTCGCCGAAGCCGCTGAGCGATAGCGTCTCGGAGAGCCGGAAGCTGCCGCGCCAGAGCACGCGGCCGAGCCGCGGCGGCGAGGTGCCGCCGACGGTCGACGGGGAGGTGCGGCGCATCAGCAGATAGCCCTTCTCTTCGCCGACCGCTCGATAGCGCGCGAGCAGCTCGAGCAGGGCGGGTCCATCTTCGAGCGCGGGCAGGCGTCCGTCGATCGACGACCAGCGGACCAGCAACCAGTCCGGGGCGTGCGGACCGGCGAGGAAGGCGCGGTTGAGCTCGGCGAGCTGCGGGGTGAAGGCCGCGTAGCTCTGGAAGACCGGGCGGGGCCGCCAGGCGAGGTCGTTGAGGAAGAGCACGCCTTGTTTCACCGTGAAGAGGTCCACGGGGTCCCTGCCGATCGCCGCGGCGAGCTGCGGTAGCCGAAGCGCGCTCCGCATCGCCGCTTCGCGCTCGAGCAGATGCTCGAGATGCCGGAATGGGCGCACGACCCCGGTCACGTTGTCGAGCAGCACGTCACCGCGATCGGACATCTTCGTCGCGATCGGCGGACCGACCCGGGCCAGCAGGACGAGACTCAACGCAGCGGCGGCGAGGAGGAGGCCGAAGGCACCGCGCCGGCGCTCCGCGGCCGGGGGCGCGAGTGCCGGCAAGGCGAGGGCCAGCGCCGCGGTGAGCGAGAAGAACGGCGCCATGTGCTCGACGTCCTGTCGGACGAAGGCGTGGCGGAAGGCGAGGCCGAGCACCAGGGCAAGGGCGACGAAAGCCAGCGGCGCGGAGCCGGGGCGCCGCTCGGCGAGGCCGAGCCGGGACGCGGCGATGAGCAGCAAGCCGACGAGAAGCAGCCCGAAGCGCCACTCGGCCTGGGCCGAGGTCAGCGACATCGCCCCAGCGTAGCCCGAGGTGAGCTGCGCAGCGCCGGCGAAGAACGGTCGGAGACCGTCGAGTGGCTGGCCGGCCAGCATCCAGGGCGCGACGAAGGTGGCGATGCCCGCTGCCGCGACGGCAACGGCGGTCCGAGAGCCGTGGCGCGAACCGGCCCGCGCGAGCACCGGAAGGAGGAGCGCGACCGCGGACCAGAGCCCCGCGAGGTTGAGCGCCCCGATGACTCCGGCGAGCAGGGCACAGCCGAAGGCTCCTCGTCGCATCGGCCCGTCGTCGCGCAAGGTGAAGAGGACGGCGAGCAGCAGCGGGAAGAGAAAGCGGTCGGGTGGCCCGGCGAGCAGCAGCCCGACGAGCGCGACACGCCAGGCGAGGTGGGGCAAGCCGGCGAGCACGCGCGCCGTCAGGAGCGTCGCGAGCACCGCCCAGCCGATGCCCCAGAGCAGGCGCGGCCAGTAGAGCGCGCGGTCGAAGCTCGCCGTGGCGAGGAAGGCGAGCGGTCCCCCAGTGAAGACGAGCTCGTCGCCGAGTCGAAGGTCGTGGAGGAAGGTCTGTCCCAGCGCGCGGCGCCACGAGGGGTCGAGCTCGTCGCCGGCGATCTCGCGCGGCAGGTCGAGCCAGGCCGCGAAGGGGAGCGCGAGAAGGAGCATCGCGCCGGCGAGACGAAGCCGGCTGGTGAGCGCACCGCGAGGGCGGCGAGCCGCCGCGGCACCCCCCGCCGAGTCGGTCGCAGGGCGTCGCGGCAGGAGCAGGGCCTGCAGTCCCCAGGCGAACCAGAAGAGGTACTCCGGCAGCCAGCGCAACAGCTTGAACTTGCTCGCCCCGCCACGGCGGTCGAGCCAGGTGGCGGGCACCTCGGCGACCCGTTCGCCGGCCAGGTGAGCCTTGACCGTGAGCTCGAGGGCGAGACTGAACCCGGCGCGGCTCTCGATCGGCGTGCGCTCGAGGAACGCTCGCGAGTAGGCCTTGAAGCTGTTGGTCGGGTCGCTCGTCGGGAGGTCCGAGAGCCAGTGGAGCAGGTGGCCCGCGCTGCGGCTCAGCAGGCCCTTGAGCCAGGGCCCACCGATCTGTCGTCCTCCGGGGGCGTAGCGGCTGGCGCAGGCCACCGCCGCGCCCTGCTCGACGAGCTCGACCATCCGCCCGACTTTCGGCAGGTCGTCGGAGAGATCCGCCATCATCACGACGACGACCGGCGCACGCGCCGCCTTCATCCCCGCCTCGATCGCCTCCTTCGGGCCGGGCCTGCCGGCATTGTGGATGCGCCGGATCGTCGGCGGGATCTCGTCGAGCGGCAGCGCGGCGAGCGCCGTCAGCGTCGAATCCCCCTCGTCGTCGTAAGCGAGAAGGACCTCGTAGCCGGGGGGCAGGGTGGTGTGGATCGCCCGCAGGAACGGGCCGATCGTCTCGGCCTCGTCGCGCACCGGCACGACGACCGAATAGCGCAGCGGCATCGCTTCGCCGGTCAAGCGGGCGCCGTCAGGTCGCCCGGGCATCGGCCCCAGGTGACGACGAAGGTGCCGAACCAGCGTCCGAGGCCCGCGGCCTCGAACCCGCGATCGACGAGGTTGAAGATCGCGAGCCCGCGCTGGAAGCCGCGAGGGGCGACGGCGCGATAGGCGATGCCGGACTGGCCGCGCTGGCCGATGCGCACGAAACCGGCGGCGGCGAAGGCCGACCGCAGGACGGACGGGGCGAGCGGTCGCTCGTCGGGGCTGACGCCGTTGGCCACGTAGA
This genomic window from Holophagales bacterium contains:
- a CDS encoding glycosyltransferase, giving the protein MPLRYSVVVPVRDEAETIGPFLRAIHTTLPPGYEVLLAYDDEGDSTLTALAALPLDEIPPTIRRIHNAGRPGPKEAIEAGMKAARAPVVVVMMADLSDDLPKVGRMVELVEQGAAVACASRYAPGGRQIGGPWLKGLLSRSAGHLLHWLSDLPTSDPTNSFKAYSRAFLERTPIESRAGFSLALELTVKAHLAGERVAEVPATWLDRRGGASKFKLLRWLPEYLFWFAWGLQALLLPRRPATDSAGGAAAARRPRGALTSRLRLAGAMLLLALPFAAWLDLPREIAGDELDPSWRRALGQTFLHDLRLGDELVFTGGPLAFLATASFDRALYWPRLLWGIGWAVLATLLTARVLAGLPHLAWRVALVGLLLAGPPDRFLFPLLLAVLFTLRDDGPMRRGAFGCALLAGVIGALNLAGLWSAVALLLPVLARAGSRHGSRTAVAVAAAGIATFVAPWMLAGQPLDGLRPFFAGAAQLTSGYAGAMSLTSAQAEWRFGLLLVGLLLIAASRLGLAERRPGSAPLAFVALALVLGLAFRHAFVRQDVEHMAPFFSLTAALALALPALAPPAAERRRGAFGLLLAAAALSLVLLARVGPPIATKMSDRGDVLLDNVTGVVRPFRHLEHLLEREAAMRSALRLPQLAAAIGRDPVDLFTVKQGVLFLNDLAWRPRPVFQSYAAFTPQLAELNRAFLAGPHAPDWLLVRWSSIDGRLPALEDGPALLELLARYRAVGEEKGYLLMRRTSPSTVGGTSPPRLGRVLWRGSFRLSETLSLSGFGDGPKALRLHLRPTLYGRLVGALLGARELAAELRTDDGATTVVRIVPSMAESAFLIDPAARRDRDLDRLLRGEPLPHPVSLRFLPTPRARASYRPEVDAELFALPALASPPNPGN
- a CDS encoding serine/threonine protein kinase; amino-acid sequence: MGQGEDEAARAKTNAAPGAAVPVSEPAAAGATSGLREAETIEPMLDEGERRLSAALPRGEGRCLGPYRLLQLLGEGGFGSVFLAEQSEPVRRHVAVKVIKPGMDSRQVIARFDQERQALALMDHPGIAKVLDAGATDTGRPYFVMELVQGEPITDFCDRHQLSIRARLELFEQVCAAVQHAHTKGIIHRDIKPSNVLVSAQDGPPRARVIDFGIAKATSGHLTEQTLFTAHRQMIGTPEYMSPEQAEGSIDIDTRTDVYSLGVLLYELLSGSTPFDSRSLRSAAFGEVLRIIREVDPPSPSSRLGQSAQTLVSAASRRHTEPRKLSSALRGELDWIVMKAIEKDRQRRYETASGLAMDIRRYLAGEPVTAAPPSAAYRVKKFVRRHRVSVAAAGLVAAAMLAAVVGISWQAAVARTQRDKAERIAEFMAEMLRGVEPSIARGRDTKMLAEMMATAAARIEKGELARAPEAELYLRGTIGSAFRELALYDEAAKMLTPAVPLARRLGSGDRPETAEALSDLGQLLHDQGDLDGAEPLSREALAMDQRLRPGDDPRVATGLNNLSQLLDDRGDVAAAEPLARQALEMRRRLFPGDHEDVAESLNNLASLLDGRNGPGDPAAAEALFGEALAMNRRLFPGDHPRVAGGLNNLSAMFWRRGDLARAEPLARETLEMRRRLFPGDHPYVATALNNLALLLGDRGDLASAEALFRESIAMRKRLYPAGHSSIATDLNNLAGLYRDHGEMAQAEPLYREAAELYERTQGKAYWPTGNARMGLGRALVAQRRYAAAEPELLAAEQSFASAQGTPAGRHRLCIEALVALYEAWEGAAPGRGHGQEAVRWRARLAVFEAAALPKPAT